ctgttcCAACGGTTCCTGTAGTTTTGTTGGTTCCAATAGTTTAATAGTTCCAGTGGGTTCCAAAGGTTCCAATGGTTAAAATAGTTCCATTGGTTCCACTGTTGGTTCCACTGGTTCCAAGGGTCTTATTTCTGGTTGAGCCAGCTGAAGGAGAAGACATGTTTGGGTCCATCTCTGTCCTCTGACTCGCTCTGCTGCTCCAACTGAAAGAGAAGGAACGTTTCAAGCTTTTACTGCCGAGACAAACAAAAGGTTTCACCCAAACAGCTGCTGAGAGTGGTCACATGATCACGCTGAGGTCACATGACCACGCTGAGGTCACATGATCACGCTGAGGTCACATGACCACGCTGAGGTCACATGACCCCACTGAGGTCACATGACCACCGAGGTCACATGACCCCACTGAGGTCACATGACCACGCTGAGGTCACATGACCACTGAGGTCACATGACCACTCTGAGGTCACGTGACCACCGAGGTCACGTCACCACCGAGGTCACGTGACCTCAGTGTGGTCACATGTCACATAAAGgcctggtcccaatactcgcacttgcacCCTGGTTCCACCCTGGTTCCACCCTGGTATCCTTCAAATGTGCGTTCATGCATGTTCGACTTCGGcaaaatatttacccacatttcTCACTGCatgattgatttttaaaaaatattatctttattgataatgACAGGGTTTTGAATTAGAAGGTGGAAATATGGCGGCggtgacagagcgagctgcgtctgtcaggaaaaaagcagtttttaaatgtaaagtattgaaataattcttgtttcactctgctgtacaggtgtgtgaATACTGTCAAACCAACACACAccaacccttctgtgcacttccaCTGAGTACACCCTTCACAGAGGGGCGTGGGGTCGAGTGTTGGGACCGGGCCAAAGATTTCATACCTGAGGGGCGGTTCTATTGGTGGGGAGAGGCAAAGGGGGCGTGGTCTGACTGAATGATGACGATGCTGATGATTGGGTGGGGCTTTTTGTCTGTGCAGTCTCTGATGGTTTCTGAGGGGGCGTGGCAGAAAGGAGAAGTGACAGCGGAGGCTGCTGATTGGCCGCTGCAGGTGGTACCAGCTGCTGCGACTCAGAGTGACTTCCTGCCTCTGCCTCTTCTTCACTgtcctcatcatcttcatcaacTGAAGAGGAACACCTCATTAGGACTGTGAATGATGGGAACATTCTGCTGTCTGATTGGTCAGTGAGGCAGTTGTTTACTTTTGATGAAGTCGATGTCCATCAGAATTCTCCTCTGATGCTCAAAGTTTGCCTTGAAGTGCTCCATGTTCTCGTAGCCAGGCTGGACTTTATCCAGGTGAGTGGTGTCAGTGGCCTGGACAAGCCTGAGCAGGAGAACCCGGCACAGAGACggcaaacaacaacacaaagcaacaaacaagtCTGAGACCGAAAACTTCAATGCAGACgtctcaaaacaacaacaaatcagtcTAAGACTGAAAGGACAGCAGTGAGTTCagtgaatgaaaacaacaagCATGAAAACAACGAACAATAACtgacaacaaaagcaaacagacgGGAACAGAAACTCACTTCTGCAGCTGAGGTTTAGCCGACTGCGGAGGAAgttcaaacagaaactttattaCCAACAGGAACATTAACAACATCGTTCTGGTTTACCAATAAAGCATCAGTGCTGCCTTCAGGCTCACCTGAAGAAACACCGCCATCTCAGATTCGTCCATAATCTGGATGGCGGTCTCCAGAAGTTTGGCACTTGCGTCCAGGTGCTCGCTGTACTTCCTGTTCAGACCTCGAATGTAGTCGAgtttctcctcctgctcgccgTTGATCTTCACCgtcatttcaccttttttctcctccagcagTGCGAACAAGTGGTCAAACATCTCGCACACCTTTGACTTCTGCCTGCGACCGTTCTCCTGCAAACAGACGTTCAGCTGTCAGAGGGAGGGGCTTACACACGACGAGGACTCTGAACCTGACCAACAGGCATCTAGACTGACTTACAGGCCTTTAGACAGTGATTCTCAACGTTTTCCTCCAAGTCCCCCCAACCCCCATCTGTCCAGACTCAGGTCCTTAGAGATAGGACTCGAGGATGCAGACTGGACCAGAGGACTGGACTtattaaagactaaaataaCAGCTGGGGGGCATCAGAACAAGATGCAAGGAGCACACAGGTGACATGCGGGGGACTGAGGAACTGAGAAGCAGACGGACAGTGATGAAGCAAGTCGCGACAGCTGAGTGTGATGAATACGAGGCGCAGGTGTGAGATGAAGAGTGAAGTGAAAGATAACACAGGGAGGCACTgggaaacaaactgaactcacagaaggaaacagaaaaacaaaacagctaacaAGAACCACAAAACCCAGGACCCAAAACAGCACCCCCACAAAGGTCAGGTTTACATTCTTAGGCCCCTGGAAACAAGGCCCCTGGAACCAAGGCCCCTGGAACCAAGGCTCCTGGAACCATGGCCTCTGGAACCAAGGCTCCTGGAACCATGGCCCCTGGAACCAAGGCCCCTGGAACCATGGCCCCTGGAACCAAGGCCCCTAGAACCAAGGCTCCTGGAACCATGGCCCCTGGAACCATGGCCCCTGGAACCAGGGCCCCTGGAACCAGGGCCCCTGGAACCATGGCCCCTGGAACCAAGGCCCCTGGAACCAAGGCCCCTGGACCCAGGGCCCCTGGACCCAGGGCCCCTGGAGCTCTCAGCTGAACTCACGTCGACAGCTCTGCAGGTTTCCTCCAGCTGATTGATGATTGCCTGGATCCTCTCGTTGTTCCCAACCAGCATGGAGACACAATCAGTCAGCTCCACCTGCACCAGTAACATACAACATTACACAGCAGCACTCAGtcttacacatttttacataatAATAGACAATATTACACAAATATCCACAATGTACTTCGTCTGTCAGCTGACCTCACCCTGCCTCCGTTACTGTTGCACCAACCATCTTCATGTCCACCTTCACTGCATCCATGAATGTCCTCAGAGGTCTTCCACTTGTCCTCCTACCTGGGAGCTCCAGCTCCAACATCTACTCACTCCTCACCTCCTGATCACAGCATCTCAACCTGGCTTCTCTagctttgtgttgtgtttatggTCTGTTTCGTGTGCTTGTTGTGTGTTATCTTTGTGTTGTGTCTTTGTTGTATATTGTGTGCACCTCCTGCAGGATTAAGACGTGGAGTGGCGCCACCTTGCAGTCCCGTGTTGTGTGTCTTCTGTACgtgtggtttgtgtgtgtgctgtgttgCATGCACCTTCTGCTGGCTGAAGACGTTGCTGAGTGGCGCCACCTCGCAGTCCTTGTGAGCTCCAAACACCTTGCAGAGAGAACAGGTGGGGACGCAGCAGGTGTTGCAGTAGATGTTGATCTTCTCGCCTTCGTGGTCCTCACACATCGGCTGCTCTGTCTTCACTTCTGGAACTGGcttactgacagacagacagacaggaaaccataacaaacacatcagaaccaCTGATTTGGGTCAGTTCTGCTGGATTTTAGACCCTGGGTAATCAGTCAAAGCAATGAAATCCACTTTGAAACTAGGAGCCCttggagagcgcaaacctctgcTGAGGCCAGAGAGTCATTAAAGAATTGTACAAtctgtgacaaccccaacatttcctgataCGAACAAACCAGTCAACACcaactaaaacacaacacaatgaGCAGCACAGCTTCGACACCCTGAGCAACATTTAAGTCATGTGACCCACCTGTTTATAAACAGTGATGTCctcataaacaacaaacaaaagaaattcaaCCAAGTCTCACAAACCAAACTGTCCCCATAAGACTACAGAAAAACGCAGACCCCAGATAGCAGCTAATCCAGAAGTAACATCTCTGTGTGCACAGGTCCTGCAGAACACAGCCGGACGAATCGAATTCAGCAGAACCATGAAAGGAACCCGCTCAGGCGCCATGGCGATAAAgtatttaagatggccgcaGTCTGAGTAACATGGAGGCACCCGAATGATTTCTGTTGGGTTTCTGTTCCCAGCACTTCAAGAATTACACAGTAAAGATAAAACTTGTGATTTTCAGGGATTTaatctgtctttagtttttacatctTACAGAAAAGATGGCTTCTcaaagtttatttgtttcaccTTCAAAGAGCCGCAGGGTGGACCTTAGCTCTGCTCAGcacacacaggtgtgtgtgtgtacctgtgtgtgtgtttgtacctgtgtgtgtgtttgtacctgtgtgtgcaggtgtgtgtgtgtacctctGTGTGCAGGTGTGTCTTTGTacctgtgtgcgtgtgtttgtgcctgtgtgtgtgtgtgtgtgtgtgtacctgtgtgtgtgtttgtgcctgtgtgtgcaggtgtgtgtttttacctgtgtgtgtgtgtgtgtttgtacctgtgtgtgtgtttgtacctgtgtgtgtgtgtttgtacctgtgtgtgtgtgtgtttgtNNNNNNNNNNNNNNNNNNNNNNNNNNNNNNNNNNNNNNNNNNNNNNNNNNNNNNNNNNNNNNNNNNNNNNNNNNNNNNNNNNNNNNNNNNNNNNNNNNNNNNNNNNNNNNNNNNNNNNNNNNNNNNNNNNNNNNNNNNNNNNNNNNNNNNNNNNNNNNNNNNNNNNNNNNNNNNNNNNNNNNNNNNNNNNNNNNNNNNNNNNNNNNNNNNNNNNNNNNNNNNNNNNNNNNNNNNNNNNNNNNNNNNNNNNNNNNNNNNNNNNNNNNNNNNNNNNNNNNNNNNNNNNNNNNNNNNNNNNNNNNNNNNNNNNNNNNNNNNNNNNNNNNNNNNNNNNNNNNNNNNNNNNNNNNNNNNNNNNNNNNNNNNNNNNNNNNNNNNNNNNNNNNNNNNNNNNNNNNNNNNNNNNNNNNNNNNNNNNNNNNNNNNNNNNNNNNNNNNNNNNNNNNNNNNNNNNNNNNNNNNNNNNNNNNNNNNNNNNNNNNNNNNNNNNNNNNNNNNNNNNNNNNNNNNNNNNNNNNNNNNNNNNNNNNNNNNNNNNNNNNNNNNNNNNNNNNNNNNNNNNNNNNNNNNNNNNNNNNNNNNNNNNNNNNNNNNNNNNNNNNNNNNNNNNNNNNNNNNNNNNNNNNNNNNNNNNNNNNNNNNNNNNNNNNNNNNNNNNNNNNNNNNNNNNNNNNNNNNNNNNNNNNNNNNNNNNNNNNNNNNNNNNNNNNNNNNNNNNNNNNNNNNNNNNNNNNNNNNNNNNNNNNNNNNNNNNNNNNNNNNNNNNNNNNNNNNNNNNNNNNNNNNNNNNNNNNNNNNNNNNNNNNNNNNNNNNNNNNNNNNNNNNNNNActtgtgtgtgcaggtgtgtgtgtttgtacctgtgtgtgcaggtgtgtgtgtttgtacctgtgtgtgtgcaggtgtgtgtgtttgtacctgtgtgtgcaggtgtgtgtgtttgtacctgtgtgtgtgcaggtgtgtgtgtgtgtgtgtttgcacctgCTGCTCCCCTGTTTGTACATGTCGATGATGTTCTCCACCAGCAGGTTCCTCTGCAGCCCGTACACTCCGTGTCGGTCCAGGACCACCTCATGCCGGCAGGACGGGCAGCGGAAACGTCCACCAGAGGTCACTGTGGAGCCACTCCTTGTGGACAGGTAAGGATTGGACGCCTGCAGGGGACGCACAGGTAGAGACGGACTGTCTTTAACTGCAGGAGGTTAATGAAGATGCTGGGTGAAGACTACAACAGAATAACAGGTAAAGGGGCGGAGCTTGTTTTATTAGCTGCTTTATTCTCAAAGATCATTTCAGCATCATTCCTGTTTTAACCCAAACTAAATattgaaatgtttgatttctctCCTGaggtttgttgttatttactgtttgtttacagGATGTCTGATGGTGCATTCACGGACACTTTCAAAAACTTAAatgccataaaaacaaaaagcttccaATTGAAGAAAGAATGACTCGACTCTGGTGCCAGTCTGATTAAACCACCTGAAGAAACACCTGAGGTCATGTGACATCATCAACATGAATCAGCTGAAAGGTTTTATagcaaataaatgaacacatctGTTTCACCGTGACGGGTTGGATCAAAAAACTGATCCAATTCTCGTCTCTTCAAGGACTGAAAACCGAGTGGGAAAAAGACTGACCTTACAGGTGAGTGTGTCCCtcaggtgtgtgtctgtctcaCCTGGAAGACATCGTTAGCACACTTgcggcacagattgtgttgacATGGCAGGATGACCACCGGCTTGGTGAAAATCTCCAGACAGATGGGACAGATGAGCTGCTTCTCCAGACTCTCCATGGAGACGAGGTGGACTCGGTCGACAGGTGAGGGAGACAAAGGT
This region of Kryptolebias marmoratus isolate JLee-2015 unplaced genomic scaffold, ASM164957v2 Scaffold144, whole genome shotgun sequence genomic DNA includes:
- the LOC108229211 gene encoding E3 ubiquitin-protein ligase TRIM63-like; this encodes MESLEKQLICPICLEIFTKPVVILPCQHNLCRKCANDVFQASNPYLSTRSGSTVTSGGRFRCPSCRHEVVLDRHGVYGLQRNLLVENIIDMYKQGSSSKPVPEVKTEQPMCEDHEGEKINIYCNTCCVPTCSLCKVFGAHKDCEVAPLSNVFSQQKVELTDCVSMLVGNNERIQAIINQLEETCRAVDENGRRQKSKVCEMFDHLFALLEEKKGEMTVKINGEQEEKLDYIRGLNRKYSEHLDASAKLLETAIQIMDESEMAVFLQSAKPQLQKLVQATDTTHLDKVQPGYENMEHFKANFEHQRRILMDIDFIKIDEDDEDSEEEAEAGSHSESQQLVPPAAANQQPPLSLLLSATPPQKPSETAQTKSPTQSSASSSFSQTTPPLPLPTNRTAPQLEQQSESEDRDGPKHVFSFSWLNQK